DNA sequence from the Lysinibacillus sp. OF-1 genome:
TATTTTAGTTAATGCGATTGCGCCAGGCTTTATTGAAACAGAAATGACAGAGCAACTACCAGAAGATATTAAAAAAGGTATGCTTACGCAGATTCCTCTTGCGAAACTTGGACAGCCAGAGGATATTGCCAAGGCAGTAGCTTTCCTTGCTTCCGATGATGCTAACTATATGACAGGGCAAACGCTTCATATAGATGGTGGTATGGTAATGTAATTTCGATTAGGCATATACGCTGATTTTTTGTATAATCATTTGAGGGGAGGTGAATCATTTGTCTACAGTATTAGAACGTGTAACAAAAGTAATCGTGGACCGTTTAGGTGTTGAAGAAAGCGAGGTAACACTTGAAGCTTCTTTCCGTGATGATTTAGGTGCTGACTCATTAGACGTAGTTGAACTTGTAATGGAACTTGAAGACGAGTTTGATATGGAAATTTCTGATGAAGATGCTGAAAAAATCTCAACAGTAGGTTCTGCAATTTCATACATCGAAAGTAAATTAAACTAATTTCGTTAAAACTTTATTTAGCGAAAATGGATCACCTTTATAGATGTGATGGTCATCATAATACACAATGGTATTTATGATAGCATGAATAAAGTAGAAATAGTTTGTCTGCTTTGACTTGATAGAAGAAGCAGCTTCAATGAACAAAGATGTATTCAAAGGGGACGAAATAGATCGATTTTCGATCTATTGACGTCCCTTTTTCATGTTAAAAATCGGGGGCATAATGTCTAAAATTTTTTTGAACTGACGACTGGAGTTAACCAAAAATCGTCCCACAAGCATTCAACTTTCATTTTAGAGGAGATCATTTTCTATGAATAAGATAAATTTTCGAAAAAATTTCCAAAACATTGTGTTTAAGCCGAAATACTTTTGCATAAACGCCTTGAAAAAGGTACACTAAAACGGTAGAAACTATTAGGAAGGCAGATTTGTTCAATGGCTATGAAAAGAAAAGGAACTATGCAGAAATCTGGCGTACTTCCTGAAAAAGTACGCAACCAATTCGAGCTGTTACAGCATGAATTAAATATCACTTTTATTAATAAAAATTTATTGTATCAAGCATTCACGCATTCATCTTATGTGAATGAGCATCGCCGTAAGCTATTTACGGATAATGAGCGTCTTGAATTTTTAGGAGACGCAGTACTTGAACTATCTGTTTCTAAATATCTTTTTGAGAAATACCCAAATATGAGCGAGGGTGAGTTAACAAAGTTAAGAGCTTCTATCGTTTGTGAGCCATCACTAGTTATTTTTGCGAATGAATTAGGCTTTGGACGCTTCGTGTTACTTGGAAAAGGTGAGGAATTAACAGGTGGTCGGGAACGCCCAGCGCTACTTGCGGATGTGTTTGAATCATTTGTAGGTGCACTCTATCTAGATCAAGAATTACAAACGGTCGTGTCGTTTTTAGAGCGTATCGTGTTCCCAAAAGTAGAAGTAGGTGCTTTTTCGCATGTGATGGATTTTAAAAGTCAATTGCAAGAAATGGTACAACAAACTAATAATGGACTTCTTCATTACGAAATAATCGATGAAAAAGGCCCAGCACATAACCGTACCTTTGTATCAAGCGTATTATTGAACGGGCAAGAGCTTGGTATTGGTCGTGGAAAATCAAAAAAAGAAGCCGAGCAGCAAGCTGCACAATGTGCAATGCGAATGATGCGTGAAGAAGCTGCAAAAGAGGAGGCTTAATAGATGTTCCTAAAACGACTAGAAGTGATTGGCTTTAAATCCTTTGCGGAGCGCATTGGAATTGATTTTGTACCCGGTGTTACAGCGGTTGTTGGACCAAATGGCAGTGGAAAAAGTAATGTCACAGATGCGATTCGTTGGGTACTTGGGGAGCAATCGGCAAAGTCGTTACGTGGAGCAAAGATGGAAGATGTTATTTTTGCTGGCAGTGACTCTCGTAAGCCACTCAACTTTGCAGAGGTAACACTTATATTAGACAATACTGACGAGCAACTTGCTTTTTCTTATACAGAAGTCAGCGTAACAAGACGCGTATACCGTTCAGGTGATAGTGAATATTTATTAAATAACCAACAGTGTCGCCTGAAGGATATTACGGACTTGTTTATGGATTCAGGGCTTGGGAAAGAGGCATTTTCAATTATTTCTCAAGGCCGTGTTGATGAAATCTTAAATAGCCGCCCTGACGACCGTCGTTCGATTTTTGAAGAGGCAGCTGGCGTTTTAAAGTATAAAA
Encoded proteins:
- the acpP gene encoding acyl carrier protein — translated: MSTVLERVTKVIVDRLGVEESEVTLEASFRDDLGADSLDVVELVMELEDEFDMEISDEDAEKISTVGSAISYIESKLN
- the rnc gene encoding ribonuclease III; the encoded protein is MAMKRKGTMQKSGVLPEKVRNQFELLQHELNITFINKNLLYQAFTHSSYVNEHRRKLFTDNERLEFLGDAVLELSVSKYLFEKYPNMSEGELTKLRASIVCEPSLVIFANELGFGRFVLLGKGEELTGGRERPALLADVFESFVGALYLDQELQTVVSFLERIVFPKVEVGAFSHVMDFKSQLQEMVQQTNNGLLHYEIIDEKGPAHNRTFVSSVLLNGQELGIGRGKSKKEAEQQAAQCAMRMMREEAAKEEA